The Cucumis melo cultivar AY chromosome 6, USDA_Cmelo_AY_1.0, whole genome shotgun sequence genome includes a region encoding these proteins:
- the LOC103496803 gene encoding uncharacterized protein LOC103496803 isoform X2, which produces MSFSCGIECVVVLGCLRWAWKRCTYIGSYDSATWPPATCDDFEPVPRVCRLILAVYESDLNNPQFLPSGGYRPNPEWLIKRVTYEQTNGRAPPYIIYVDHDHREIVLAIRGLNLVKESDYKLLLDNRLGMQMFDGGFVHHGLLKSATWLLNQESETLKRLWLENGSDYNMVFAGHSLGSGVAALLTVIVVNHRDLLGGIPRSKVRCYAVAPARCMSLNLAVKYADVINSVILQDDFLPRTATPLEDIFKSIFCLPCLLFLVCLRDTFIPEGRKLRDQRRLYAPGRMYHIVERKFCRCGRFPPEIRTAIPVDGRFEHIVLSCHATSDHGIIWIEKEARKALEYRNLRGSGPLIKNTKMLWIELLV; this is translated from the exons atgTCATTCTCCTGCGGAATCGAGTGTGTTGTGGTTTTGGGTTGCTTAAGATGGGCTTGGAAGCGATGTACCTACATCGGCTCTTACGACAGCGCCACTTGGCCGCCGGCCACTTGTGACGACTTTGAGCCAGTCCCTCGAGTCTGCCGTTTAATCCTGGCCGTTTACGAGTCCGATCTCAATAACCCTCAATTTCTTCCTTCTGGGGGTTACCGTCCCAACCCCGAATGGCTAATCAAACGCGTCACTTACGAGCAGACAAATGGTCGGGCTCCGCCGTACATAATCTACGTCGACCACGACCATCGAGAAATTGTTCTTGCCATTCGGGGTCTTAATTTAGTGAAAGAGAGTGATTACAAGCTGTTGTTGGATAATCGATTGGGGATGCAAATGTTTGATGGTGGGTTTGTTCATCATGGTCTTCTAAAATCCGCGACTTGGTTACTGAATCAGGAATCTGAGACGCTTAAACGTCTTTGGCTTGAGAATGGGTCGGATTACAATATGGTGTTTGCGGGTCATTCTTTGGGTTCTGGTGTGGCGGCCTTGTTGACTGTCATTGTGGTGAATCATCGGGACCTGTTGGGTGGTATTCCGAGGAGTAAAGTCCGGTGCTATGCGGTGGCGCCGGCCAGATGTATGTCGCTTAATTTGGCTGTGAAATATGCGGATGTGATTAATTCTGTCATTTTGCAG GATGATTTCTTGCCAAGAACTGCCACACCCTTGGAAGATATATTCAAGTCAATCTTTTG TTTGCCTTGCCTGTTATTTCTGGTTTGCTTGAGGGACACCTTCATACCCGAGGGTCGAAAACTGCGGGATCAAAGAAGACTTTACGCACCCGGAAGAATGTATCATATTGTTGAAAGAAAATTTTGCAG ATGTGGGAGGTTTCCTCCTGAAATTAGAACTGCTATTCCTGTTGATGGAAGATTTGAACATATTGTCTTGTCATGTCATGCCACATCTGATCATGGTATAATATGGATAGAAAAGGAAGCAAGGAAGGCCTTGGAA TACAGAAATTTGAGAGGAAGCGGACCCTTGATAAAGAACACAAAGATGCTTTGGATAGAGCTGTTAGTCTGA
- the LOC103496803 gene encoding uncharacterized protein LOC103496803 isoform X1, producing MSFSCGIECVVVLGCLRWAWKRCTYIGSYDSATWPPATCDDFEPVPRVCRLILAVYESDLNNPQFLPSGGYRPNPEWLIKRVTYEQTNGRAPPYIIYVDHDHREIVLAIRGLNLVKESDYKLLLDNRLGMQMFDGGFVHHGLLKSATWLLNQESETLKRLWLENGSDYNMVFAGHSLGSGVAALLTVIVVNHRDLLGGIPRSKVRCYAVAPARCMSLNLAVKYADVINSVILQDDFLPRTATPLEDIFKSIFCLPCLLFLVCLRDTFIPEGRKLRDQRRLYAPGRMYHIVERKFCRCGRFPPEIRTAIPVDGRFEHIVLSCHATSDHGIIWIEKEARKALELMKETADSTITTAPTVQKFERKRTLDKEHKDALDRAVSLNVPHAVSVDDEASREDDETQEPPTENEEFSTKTKPVSGRTNWDEVVEKLFHRNESGGLLLRKDVATATSEAPHQSQ from the exons atgTCATTCTCCTGCGGAATCGAGTGTGTTGTGGTTTTGGGTTGCTTAAGATGGGCTTGGAAGCGATGTACCTACATCGGCTCTTACGACAGCGCCACTTGGCCGCCGGCCACTTGTGACGACTTTGAGCCAGTCCCTCGAGTCTGCCGTTTAATCCTGGCCGTTTACGAGTCCGATCTCAATAACCCTCAATTTCTTCCTTCTGGGGGTTACCGTCCCAACCCCGAATGGCTAATCAAACGCGTCACTTACGAGCAGACAAATGGTCGGGCTCCGCCGTACATAATCTACGTCGACCACGACCATCGAGAAATTGTTCTTGCCATTCGGGGTCTTAATTTAGTGAAAGAGAGTGATTACAAGCTGTTGTTGGATAATCGATTGGGGATGCAAATGTTTGATGGTGGGTTTGTTCATCATGGTCTTCTAAAATCCGCGACTTGGTTACTGAATCAGGAATCTGAGACGCTTAAACGTCTTTGGCTTGAGAATGGGTCGGATTACAATATGGTGTTTGCGGGTCATTCTTTGGGTTCTGGTGTGGCGGCCTTGTTGACTGTCATTGTGGTGAATCATCGGGACCTGTTGGGTGGTATTCCGAGGAGTAAAGTCCGGTGCTATGCGGTGGCGCCGGCCAGATGTATGTCGCTTAATTTGGCTGTGAAATATGCGGATGTGATTAATTCTGTCATTTTGCAG GATGATTTCTTGCCAAGAACTGCCACACCCTTGGAAGATATATTCAAGTCAATCTTTTG TTTGCCTTGCCTGTTATTTCTGGTTTGCTTGAGGGACACCTTCATACCCGAGGGTCGAAAACTGCGGGATCAAAGAAGACTTTACGCACCCGGAAGAATGTATCATATTGTTGAAAGAAAATTTTGCAG ATGTGGGAGGTTTCCTCCTGAAATTAGAACTGCTATTCCTGTTGATGGAAGATTTGAACATATTGTCTTGTCATGTCATGCCACATCTGATCATGGTATAATATGGATAGAAAAGGAAGCAAGGAAGGCCTTGGAA TTAATGAAAGAAACTGCTGACAGTACAATTACAACTGCGCCAACAGTACAGAAATTTGAGAGGAAGCGGACCCTTGATAAAGAACACAAAGATGCTTTGGATAGAGCTGTTAGTCTGAATGTACCTCACGCTGTTTCAGTGGACGATGAGGCTTCTCGTGAAGACGACGAAACACAAGAGCCTCCTACCGAAAATGAAGAATTCTCAACGAAGACGAAACCTGTTTCTGGCAGGACAAACTGGGACGAAGTAGTTGAAAAGCTATTTCATCGAAATGAATCAGGAGGCCTTCTTCTTAGAAAAGATGTAGCAACAGCAACAAGTGAAGCTCCCCATCAGTCTCAATAG